The following DNA comes from Capsicum annuum cultivar UCD-10X-F1 chromosome 7, UCD10Xv1.1, whole genome shotgun sequence.
TCTTATTTCTTTTGTGGAAGAAAAGAATAGGTGAACACTTTACACTCATCTACCGTTCCTTCTTACTTTTGGTTGCCTTGTAGATGCCCTAAGCTAGACTTGTAATAACGTATTCCAAGATCAAGCGGACATTCTGACTGGTTGACTTTTCTGTTGGAATAGGAATTGGAAGGGGATCTGCGCCAAAATCTAAATTTGGATGATCCGCACGTGCGCCACAGAACCGAGTCTAATGCACACAGAAACAGATCACTTTTAGACAATCTAAGTGCATATTTTCACGAACTTGGTCGTGTAATGATGCAAGTCCAAGTGGGTGAAAATGGGGTATGATGCGCTACTAAATGGTTTAGGTTTTTTTCATAATCACATGACCATGCCCATCCAGGTAGCATTGCCACTGTTCTTAAACTTGGTAAATCCAACTTTCTCCCTCTCAACAGGACGAAGGTTCAAGGCTGCTCCCAACAGCACCACGTGAGACACTTAATGTTGAAGACATGACTAGCAATTTTCGAACTCTAGCTTCTCGTCATCCACGTGAGCAAGCTAGGGCTGACATTAGTCAGCGGATCAATTCTGAACTTACAAATGAGAATGGTAAGACGAATTTATTGTACATGTGAAGAaagctaaacatgatttttttgGAATATTATAGATTTTGCTAGAATGCCCTAGTATAGATACTTAGATAATTATCTTGAAAAACTATGTAGATATTCCAGAGTATTGCAGATGATACAGTATTTTTAGAATATTCTTGTAAGTGTATTTAGAAGGACTTCTAGAACCATCCATAGACCATATAAATAGGGATGAGTCTTGTACATTTGtaatcaaccaaaaacaaatCCAATACAAAGCAAATTCAAGTAGTCTTCTTCCACATTCAAATTTTCCCTTTAAAAATCTTCCTTCACCTTTCTAGATTCCTCTTCttagttgaatttttcaatcTTAGTTAACGATCTTAGCTAGCAGAAGGTTTCCTCAATTACACCTTTCTTCTGCTGTTCTTTACATTACATGCACCTATATATAGAAATGAAACGAACGTAGTCCTTTTGGGAAATTATTACTTATTGATGATTTAGTTCAATGGAAATATTCATGTTGTTGCCAATCAAATAAACTGATTGGCCCTTTCATTTCAATGTGAAATTGAAGCAAAATGCAACAAAATTTCAGTAAATACAACCACAACTTAGTTCCAAACAAGTTGGCCTCTTTTTTATTTCGGTAGTGtacaaaagaagaacaaaaatttactttttgtacATATGTAGTGGTGATTTAACAAGTTGAAAAGGTTTAGACCAAAGCTACTGGATTTGGCCAAATCCAGATGTTATATACTATCTCCACCCCCAGATAGGTATATATAAGTGTATTTCTCTACACAGGGACAAAACTGTCAAGATCTTGTCGAGTCCCTGAGCTTTATTTAAAATTTCACAAAGCTGATTCTATCTATGAGCTTTATTCTTGATCAGGACAACCAGCACCCAGTTACACTATACGTGGAATCATTTTCACCTCATACCCTATGATACCAACAATGCCATCATCTGATCAACGGGAAGCCCGGGTGCCACGTCCAAACAACGAAGAATTAACACAGGAAGTTACTGAAATGTTAAGAGATATATTATTCAATGGTGGACTTCAAGTAGGAGAAGATGCTACAGATGAGGAAATTGAGGACTCAGCGGAAGGTTCATCTTCTGGACCTACAAGTGATCATGAATCAGCTGATGAAGTAAGTGTATTCAGCACATTGAATATTAGATGGAATTTTTTGCTCTGTACTTTCACGATCTACATAGACTTTGCATTTTGTGTCACCCTTTCGTTTTACTCTAATCATTCATATGTGTGCAGTCTGATAATGAAGATGTTAGGACCACTGAAAGCCCGTCACCTGCAACACAATGAAGggtattatttttgtaaaattcaaGTTTCGTTCCTTTCTGTTATGCTGGTGGTCTAGCTCTTCAATCCTCTCTAGATAACACATTTTCCTGTTATTTATCCTTTTCATTGATAATCGCACTTCGGAGAGTGCCCTACCTCCCTCTTTCTGCTTTATCGGGGGATGATATGCGTCCATGTTAAGCTTATGAGTCATTTATAATTGAAGGTAGATGAAAACAAGTTAACATGAAAAATTACTCGGAATTTGAAACTACGACTTAAGTAAATTTGAATCTACAAAAAAGAAACTGCTTTTTGTCTTTAACTTGAATATTCCCTTAGTTTTCCAGCCTTTCGAATACAATCAAATAGAAAGAGCAATGACGGCCTTAAATATTTAGGAGcgtaaaatatgagattaaataaATCCTCCTGTGCTCCTTCTCcctccccttgattcctatttttataaagaaaactcTAATCAAGGATAGTACAAGAGCATTTTGCATCATATCAAGGGAATTCCTTGGTTTAGGCCGAAGAAGCAGTGTCACTCTATCAAACTAATTGCAATCTTTTTCAGTCGGTGGAATGTATATTCTCATAGATAAAGGCCTTACCAGTATTTCAAAACAATTACCCACTTCAATGAGCCGGCCAGAGATACAATATGTACACGTGCAGGAGGTTGCGTGTGAGGGCTCAAGTTCAGTATCATTCATATATTGAACAATAAATTAAACCAATCAGTTAGGTTACAATATTGTAAGAGTTAAGAGGATATGAAATAGTTAGATTCATTTGACTGCAGCGTCGTGTTTATTTCTGGTTATGGAAGGTGTTGAACATGCTTATTTAGTATGTTTTCCTgataaagtttattttttaaaaacattttgGACACAGATAGATCGACGCTTTTGTTGTGCGTGGGAGCTATTTTGTTGTGGTACTTGTGTTGAGTATCAGCTGGTGACAAGATATTGTCAATTACTATCAATCCGATAGTTTCACATTCATGAACTTTGTAGTTACTTTATTTGTCCTGTTTATGACAATCTATTGCTAGATCGTTCCATAAAATTATTTCCATTGAATAGTGATTTATTAAGATTTTGTGTTCTTAATAGTGggggaaaaaaatcaaaagcttCTTCTATAATAGTCATCAATATTCGTTGCTGCCAATACATTCATCTGCCAACAAAGGAAGATGAAACCGTGTACGATACAAGTATCTAATAGCTTCGGCCTAAATCATGTAAATGAGCTAGGTGTTCGGTGACAAGGGGTCCACAGAACCCATGAACTTCTAATTCTGGATTTGTCGCAGTCTGTCAATTTGGATAAGTTTGATTGGGCCCAATACTGGGTCTGCATTCTGTGGTTAGGGCGAACCTCCTCAACATTAACCCCAGTTGGGACGGAGGCTCCAAGTGAATTTGACAACCATCAGATCTTCGTGGGGCATGATCTAGAATACGAGAAGGTCAGGAGTTAGAAGAAATTCATAGTAACTAAATTCTCTGgcacaaaatagaatacaaagacggaaaacatttctaaatgcttcgtagcctcccccttataagtgtggcatgttaTACACCATAATgtgactctacttgacattgcttTGTAAGCACATAGTGACTCTaaaccgtgctctaataccaaacttgtcacaacccgaaccggggccctgacCGTGACGGGCACCCCAAGTCAACCAAGGCCCAAGATGCCCCCTTACTTAGCCTTACATCATCagcaaaatataatatgaaatttgCGGAAGCCAACCAATTATATAAAAACTTCAATAAACCATAGaatgaaatgcataagtaaaaaccaAATCTAGAAAACAGTAACCCAATACCGTCTACAAAGCCTTTATCCTTAAAACATCTAAtgagtcgggacatgacccctactatgccaaagaaaacaaaaaacaaagGCACGAGAATAGTAAAATGGCTGAAAAGTAAAAATGCGTTCCGGAtgatggagggctcaccacttcTCACCAGCTATCCAGCAGAGGAAACGAACACCCTAACGTTGCACAGGATCACAAGAAAAGGCCTCCGAACCTACAACATTTAATGATGTAGCGTTGAGGACAGTCACTACAACGAGTACTGACATGCAACCCAGGGAAGGGATAAAACATTcttttaccaaaataaattataacacacATAGTCATTATCCATAATAATAGTAATGTAAGAGACGAGAGACAAGAAACATAAAACATgaccatttaaaatttaatcctgaactatgtagcttttCACCAACCTATAGTAACCCACTAGTTATATGGGTCTGGTACTCCAACCTGCGGGGCCCTAGTCCATATTAGCCGCATGGACTGAGATTTAGTTTATAGTCACCAATAACAGTAGCCACTCTGAACATAAATGTATACAACCGCGCGAAGCAAGCATACAATGGTCATCCTCCATTCAGGACAAGAACTCCCGATGTCGGCAAATGAGATTTCAAATGTTGGTCACAAGGACTACACCTTCTCGGTGAAactacacaatttcctttaatgcccaattaaaacgtTTTCACAATCATAAATCAATGGAAtctttcattaaggcattccCATATTGGTATCGACATATcaagacttgcaagccattcACATTATGCCATGCCGTACTCATTAAAATATTTAGActcaaaatttcaattcaaaattcattacTGTGGTCCCTCAAGGGCATTTCAAAAACTATTAAACCTTTTCTCCATATTCTTATCACAGAACCTTTacctatgaaataaacatcatgcAATACTTCCTTGATAATCAAACTTAGAAGGGGAGTGAGGCTCACATCTTTATCATGCAAAAACCCATAAACTTTGAGAAATCGTATTactaatttcaccatttttatgtAACACATTTCAGTTCAAAACTCACCATTCACACATAGAAAACCCATTAAAAATGTGTAAGAAGATTCCAATATAAGTATTTTATAACCAAATCCCTCAACCCTTGCTTTAAACAACCATTAAAACATATGATTATCAAGTAAATATCTTAATATAACGATAATTAAAGTAAAGGAGTGTTCAACATGCCTTTTGATGAGAAATTCCTTAGAAGAATGCAAGAGACGTGAGCCCTAAGCTTGAACCCTagccttttttttcctttcaaatttttctaaaagtgaaaattaaccctttttgagcgatttatattattttaaggcTTTAGAAAAGTAGAAAGTTAGGGCGGGatggtttaataggtgttagatGCATGAAGTGGCTAAGTCATCTCTTGagaacctgcttctccttaacttcggcctcaagagatgactttgccactTCATGCATAATCACTCTCCCATCCTTAAGAGTCCTAAAGGCGAACTCTCAAATTAGCCAGCCGGTGGATGTCCTTCACCATCCGTCTCTTCTCTTCCTAAAAAATAGACAggctccccatggacaaccttttaagatcatcaataacaaattaactttacctgggtggtagtgtaggctcatgtcgtaatccttaagaaattcaagccatctcctctacctaaagttcaattttttttgggtGAACGCATCTGCAAACTCATATATTCCAAGTAAATGTCCACATTCTCTCTATACAAATAGTATcaccaaatttttaatgcaaaactactgctgctaactctagatcataagttGGGTAATTTCTCTCGTACACTTTAAGCTGCCTAAAAGCATAAGCTACAATCTTTCCGTGCTAcctcaatacacaaccaagtcctacggGGGACGCATCGCAATACACAATGAACCCCTCAGTACCTGTAAAAAGTGTCAAGACAGGGCCAATAATCGATCTTTCACTTTCACAAAGCTGTCCTCACAAGCATCCAAACATAAGAacattaccttcttctgagtcagtgTCATAAGTGGAGCGGCAATAAAcaagaaactctctacaaatctcctataataacccCCAGGACAAAGAAACTCTTAATGTTAATTCGAGTTGTGGGTGTCTAGGCCATTTCTTTACTGCTCCTTTCTTTCGTGGATCCACCTTAAACCCTTCACTAAAGATAACATGCCCCAAaaaagtcacaacgttcaaccaaaattcacacttagaaaattttacatacaacTACTAATCCTTAAAGGTCTGTAACACATTccaaaggtgattagcatgatccttttcacttttggagtacaccaagatgtcattagtaaagactatgatgaacaaatCTTGAAACTACCTAAACACCTGAtttataaggtccatgaaagaagtcggagcattagtcaatccaaatgacatgaccaagaaataaTAATAGCCAAAATGGTTTGAAAAGCAGTCTTGAGAATATCAGCTTTCCTAATCTTTAACCAATGGTAACCTGAAcagaggtctattttagagaaacacttaagcaccctaaagctgattaAAGAGaccatcaatcctagaaagagaaTTCTTATTTTTCATAGTGACTTTtctaacggtagtctatacatgtTCAAAGATATCTATTTTTTTCGCTGAAAAAGAATATGTGCAAACAaagaagaaacactaggatggataacacccttatctaggaggtcctttaactgttcctttaactcttttAGCTCCACCAGAGCCATCccgtatggtggaatagagatgggacAAGTATCAGGctgaagatcaatcccaaagtctatttccctatcagatggaatttcagaaagataatcgggaaaaaatttgggaaactcattaactataaaAACAGACAGCAAGGCGGGAAGTTCAAAGTTAGAATCtttgacccaaactaaatgatatgaACAACCCTTGGATataaatttttgagctctaagaaaagaaataaacttCCTCTTTGGTACTAGCGAACTCCCCTCACATTTTATCACTAGTTCATcaggaaaaagaagaagtgaaCTTCCGAGTCCTACAGTCCAAAGTAACATAGCACGAGTGAGCTAGTCCATTCCcaatatgacattaaaatccaccatttcatgctctatcaaatctaccatcGTCTCCTTATGAAAGATGAAAAcaatacaacccctatagatttttctagcaatagCATCGGGGCAAAAACTaggaaatgatcaaaatatttttgggatcaaaaccaaagtgtacagccACATAAGAAGTCACATAGGATAGGGTGGAACCAGGATCAAGTAGGACATAAACATCACTGaagaaaatctgtaacataatAGTAGAAAGTGTATAAAGTAGATTACAAATTTTTCCCTATCCCTGAAGTATCACCTTGCGCAATAGGAGTTAAAGAAGTGACAATCGGGGTCTTATTAGCCCCAGGTGCAACCGTAGCTTAAGGGACATCCCGCTACATATGACCTGGCTGACCATAATTAACGCATAAATTCTTCCTGTTATGAAAATATCTGCGGTGAGGCTTTCCATAGATGCAATAAAGAGGGAAAGGAGGGGTTGACTAAGCTATACTGTCATGAGACTAGGCACGCTGTGCCCTAGGGCCATTGGATGGAAACACCAATCACCTTAAGGCTTGGggactggagcactagctaattAATGAGAATTATCCCAAGTCTTCTTCTTGAACCATTGACTCCATCCATTCTTATTGTTCTGCTGACTCATATCCTTCTTTGCATACTTTGACTTCTTAATTTGCCTTTCCTATATTTCTACTTTCTCATCCTTCACCTAATGCATATAAAACACCAACCTTGATATATTAATGTCACTGTTTAGCATTGTAGCTTTACACTCAAGTACCAATTCAGAAGAGAGACTGAAAGGGAACTTCCTTATCGTGAACCTCATATTAAATACAAGTTCAGAGGCATAATGAGATAGTTGTGTAAACTTTAGTACATACTTCTCAACACTCATTTTCCCTTACTTTAGATTTACTAACTTCTCAGCCTTAGCTTCCTTCAGCTCTCGAGGAAAGAAGTAGTCATGAATAGCATAAAAGAACTCTTTCCACACCATCGACTTAGAATTTTTATCTCTCAACTCTTCCCACTCATCATACTATTTGCAAGCCACCCCTTTCAATTGGTAAACTGTAAACTCTACCCCCTCTATATCACTGGCACGTATATCTTTGAATATcatctccatctcatccacaaactattgatgatcctcctcaatcttagaACCCATAAAAGTtgagggattcaacctcataaattaacCAACTTGAGTGACCTCAAACAATCCAACGACAGGACAAAAATGCTTAGACCGATGGGACAATGATGCCATAATCTGAGCAAATACGTGAATGGACTGACGAAACCTAGCATTTGAGACATTTTTTTAAGGAGATTAAGTATGGCTAATACAAGCTCGAGAAGATCAATAAGGACTAGTAGGGGCTGGTGGAGCCCAGGATAATTAGTGAAGTCAAGTGTACGGGCTCTATACTGGGTTTGCATTTTGTGGGTAGGGCAAATCTTCTAATAAGCATCAGCCCCAGTTGGGATAGAGGCTCTAGCTGAATTTCTACGACTGTCAGATCTTTGTGGAAGCATGATCTGGAACGCAAAAAATTTAGGAGTTAGAAGAAATTCGTAGTAACTAGACTCTCTAgcacaaaatagaacacaaagaattcaaataattcaaaattcatcatagcctctctcttataagagTGAGGCACTACATACTCATAAATGAGACTCCACTTGATAGGTTTTTGTAGACATCCAGTGATCCTAAATTATTCTTTAATACCATGCTTGTTATGAATCGAATCAGGGATCTGGCCGTGACAGACACCCCAAGCCAACCAAGGCCTTAGATGACCCATTACCCTTACATTATgagcataatataataagaaatttaTGGAAGCCAACCTATTATATAAGAAGTTCAATAAACCATAGAATGAAATGCATAAGTTAAAACCAAATCTAGAAAATAGTAACCCAATattgtctataaagcctctatccTTATAGCATCTAATGAGTCGGGACGTGATCTCAACTATGCCAAAGATAAAAAACCAAAAGTACGGGAGTGGTAAGACTGAAAGTAACAATGCCTTCCAAATGATAGAGGTCTTACCACTTCTCACCAGCTGTTCAGTAGAGGATGCGAACACCATAACGCTGGACAGGATTACAAGAAAAGGCCtccaaacctacattatgaaatgatgtaacATTCGGGGAAGGGCAATACGATGAGTACTAACATGCAACCCGGGAAAACGGATAAAATATTCTTTTTACAAAATCAATCATAAAAcacatatttatcattcataataATAGTACACTAAGGGACAGGGGACAAGGAACATACAAATATGACCATTTAATGTTTAATACTGAGCTATGTAAACTTTCACTGACCTCTAGTAacccactggctatatgggtccagtacgCCCAACCAACGGGTCCCCAATCTATGTTAGCCGTATGGACTGAGATTTAGGATAAAGTCACCAATAGTCGATAGCCACCCTAAGCATAACTGTTTACTACTGTGGAAGTAACCATTCAATGGTCATTCTCCATTAAAGACAAGACCTCTCAATGTCGGCAAATGTAGTTTTAAGTGTTAGTTACAAGGATTGGATCTTCTCGATGaagctacacaatttcctttaataACCAATCAAAACATTTTCACAACCATAAATCCATAGAGTCTTTCATTAAGACATTCCTATATTGGTATCGTCAAATCAAGACTTGGATGTCATTCATATTATGCCATGCCATACCCATTAAAATAGACTCAAAAgttcaattcaaaattcataaccCTAGCTCCCAAGAGCGTTTTAAAATCGTAAACCTTTTCCCATTTTTAGATTACACAACTTTTACCTGATGAAATAAACATCATGCAATTCTTACTTGAAAACCAAACTTAGAAAGAGGTTGAGGCTCATATTTTTATCATACAAAACTTCATAAATTTTGAGAAATCATATTaccaatttcaccatttttatgtAACCCATTTCAGTTTAAAAATCACCATTCACACATAGAAAACCCATTAAAAACAAGATGATTccaatataaatattttacaatCAAATCCTTCAACCGTAGCTTTAAACAAccattaaaatatatgattatcaAGTAAACATCTTAATATAACGATAATTAAAGTAAAGGAGTGTTCAATATGCCTTTTTTTATGAGAAATTCCCTGAAGAATGCAAGAGAGATGAGCCCTTAGCTTGAACCCTATCCTTTttgctttaaatttttttagaagtAAAGAATGGCCCTTTTTGTGTGATTTCTATCATTTTAAGGGATTAGAGACGTATTAAGTGAGGGAGGATGGTTTAATAGGTGAGCAATTAGGACCCAATTACTCCTAAACTATAAGTACAACGATGTCCCATCGTTGAAAAGAGAGGGGGTTGCGGCGCGAGCCCCA
Coding sequences within:
- the LOC124900017 gene encoding uncharacterized protein LOC124900017, which translates into the protein MRQEYNVNGIENNMNEVLESASNPSAPSQGNPVGEQLARLLSSTRDMLINQTSRFFLELEGDLRQNLNLDDPHVRHRTESNAHRNRSLLDNLSAYFHELGRVMMQVQVGENGDEGSRLLPTAPRETLNVEDMTSNFRTLASRHPREQARADISQRINSELTNENGQPAPSYTIRGIIFTSYPMIPTMPSSDQREARVPRPNNEELTQEVTEMLRDILFNGGLQVGEDATDEEIEDSAEGSSSGPTSDHESADESDNEDVRTTESPSPATQ